The following nucleotide sequence is from Pangasianodon hypophthalmus isolate fPanHyp1 chromosome 8, fPanHyp1.pri, whole genome shotgun sequence.
CTAATAGAATGCCTTGGGATACAAGATATACATACACAGtcataggaaaaagaaagtacaccctcttAGAGTTctgggtttttatttatcagggcctaaatagcAACTAACTtctacaaacaaataacctcaggtgacaacacaacagatttcaatattaGTCATTTTTGCTCAAAAAGTAAACCATTGTTCAGGAACCACGTGGGAAAATTAAGTACACTCTTTAATTCAGTaccatgtagaaccacctttagcaacaataacttgaagtgaacgttttctgtaagagtttatcagtctctcaaatcgttttggagaaattttagCATTCCAGTTGTTGCAGTGTAGTATGTGGCCTTTTTTATTCTGCctataacgtgtgtgtgtgtgtgtgtgtgtgtgtgtgtgtgtgtgtgtgtgtgtgtgtgtgtgtgcagaccaAGGTGGGCCATTTTGCATCCCAGTTCCTGGGTTACCAGCAGCACGACTCCCAGGAGCTTCTGTCCTTCTTGCTGGACGGCCTGCATGAGGACCTGAACCGCGTCAAGAACAAAGAGTACATTGAGCTCAAGGACGCAGACGGCAGACCAGACCAGGTACTGACTTAACACAAGCACATCCGCACATGTATCAGTTCATATGAGGTTGCATACACAAACCACAAACCTGTAGTGCTGATTAATGGcagtttaaaatgtgtaatactTCATGTGTAATGACACAATGATAGAATGATGGGGACTTCGCACTTTATGGAGTAGTATATTTCTAATGTCATCACAGAACCTGCAATACAATATGGACCAATAAATGATCAACATCAGTGCAGTATGTTAAGCATACATTTTAATGTTCCACTTTCCATTTTTCACCCAACAAGCTAACAAGAAATAGAAGTCTATCTCCCGcaaaatattccataaatatATGACTTGCTGATGGTTTAAGACACAGTGTAACTTAATGTAGTTTATGCAAATATGAAACTTTAGCATGTAGTTAAATTCTGTAAGATTACggaggcagccatcttggatactcaaaataattttttctcTTAAGTGCAGGCTGGTAGCCCCCTAGGTCCTGCCTCCTAAAGGGTTAAATGCATTGAATTGTCATAACTCAGCAATGCTATTTGAACCATGTAtatgaagaacaaaaaagatTTTGAATGAGATAGACTTCCTTTACTTTACCTAATAATAGCATTTGACATAAACCTCTTCCTTTTCCTAAACCTCTTCCTAAAATGCACAATACAGCATGACGTGCAGCTCTGTATCTGCTGTGATATTGTTTGAGGGAAAATTAACAGAGACGAAAAGTGGtggatctgtctctctctcgcctgTACAGGAAGTGGCAGATGAGGCATGGTGTAACCACAGGCGACGGAACGACTCTGTGATCGTGGACACGTTTCACGGCCTCTTTAAATCCACACTGGTCTGCCCTGAGTGCAAAAAGGTGtctgtgacctttgaccctttCTGCTACTTGAGTGTTCCCCTGCCAGTCAGCAAGGAGAGGGTCATGGAGGTGTTCTTTGTTTCCCTCGACCCGCTGGCCAAACCTGTGCAGGTAAACATCCTGTAATGAATCTTCTCAGTTCATttaaacagctgttttttttttttattcagaaatgatAACTCAGGTGATAGTGTACTTACTCGTTAGCCATCTGttttctaatattaatatatgaGACAGtcttaaatgttaataataataatttaggcATTTCTGAATATTTAGGAATAATATTAGTTTCTTGAAATGTTCTGTAAATTAAGAACCAAAGGTGTAATCCACCTGAGGCAGTGTGGTCAATTATACGCTGCTTTTGCTACTTTGGACCTGAACAAAGAGTCctgttattataaaattataataataaaacaaaatgtccctctctctctctctctctctctctctctctctctctctctctctcactcacccccacactcttccctctttctctgtctctctcttctatgtccctctgtttctctcttactgtctcaaTCTCTGTTCCCCCCTGCCcgcctttctctgtctctctgttctatgtccctctgtgtctcttactgtctcactctctgtcccccctctctctctgtccctctatcgctcttgctctctcttttctctgtcctgCTATCTTTCTCttgctgtctcactctctcctctctctttctctctctcactctctctcttctctgtccctctctctctctctctctctctctctctctgtctctctatatctcgtactgtctcactctctgtccccCTGCCGACCCCcccaatctctccctctctctctctctctctctctcactgtctgcaGTACAGAGTGGTTGTGCCCAAAGCTGGCCGAGTGATGGACATATGCACTGCTCTGTCTCAAGCCACCGCTATCTCAGCAGAAAAGGTGAGAGGCAGAGCCTCTAGATACAAATACAACCATTTCCTTGTAACATGTTTTGTTAAACTCTGACCATCATAGTTTCAATCACATTTTCTATATATTGTGTAAGAAATATACGATATACTGAATGGTATATTACAGGGAAATCCAGCAATTTCTATAACAGGTTTCTGATGATGTTAACGTcactgtgtgttggtgtttgtgttcacAGCTCTGCTtgttaaacacagtaaaatTCCCTCAGCTGAGTTTGAGCTAAAGCTGTATTGTTCAATGTTGTTATTCTGAAACATATTTTCAGCTTCTGCCTTGCTGAAGATTTGTGAGATtaggttattttttttgtgttcataaTTTTCCATCTGACCTCAGCACAatttaacattgtgtgtgtgtgtgtgtgtgtgtgtgtgtgtgtgtgatgaaccAAAGTAAATGTCAATGCAATTTTTCCCTCTCCTTTATCAGATGGTAGTGGCAGATGTATTCAACCATCGCTTCTACAAGATTTATCACGCTGATGAGTCTCTCAGCCTTATACTGGACAGAGATGACATCTTTGTGTAAGCATGGGTTCATCTGTTTCCAGATTTTGACATCTAGGTTGATCATGACAGTAATGTTGAGTTCTTCTGAGTAATCTTCAGTATAACTGACTTGTACTGATATGTATTACTCCATTTCCTACTACATTTGCATATAATTTAACACCTACTCAAATATTAATCAGACAAATACTAGTATTGTTAGGCTAAGACATTCCTCTTTAAAGTCTACAATTTGCATATCGCGCTAAAGTCAAAGATTTAACAATTAAGCAGGAAAGAAATTAACCCGAGCTTTAAAAGCTCACAGCGAGATTTCCCATTGTGTAAGTCTGTCACTAATATAACATCATTGCCTGGTTGAGCTCGTTTGAGAATAACCCTTTTTCATGTTCAGCAATCAAATCTTTCTGTATATTATTCGTGAAACAGAATGCATTGAGCCTGAGCCAACAGTTTTCACTTTCAGTATAATATATTCAAGTCTCTGTGCCATACGCAGGCGAGAGAATGCGCCGGCTGTGCAGCTTTATATATAtctcaaaacaaaagaaattcaaCATAAATTAGGTTTGAAAAGTGggtaaatatgaagaaaaacagtgtgtatataatttAAACAATAGGCTATCCAATCAAGGATACTTGTGCTAAAGTCTCTAAAACAGAAATGGCACTCACACATTTGACAAACAGTTTTTAACTTCACCACACTGTGTTGCTTTGAGCCACAGAAAATAATTCATGAGTTGTTTCAGTCGTAGGCTTTAAATAGCTTGAGTATGATCTGTACAatgtctttgcttttttttttttacagtgtaaatgTCAGACTGTTTGCTTAATCAGTTATAATATGCTGTTCACTACTACTGGGCTCATATAATTTTTGTATTACATACAGTTAAATTGTTGCTTGCAGTTGTGTGTACAGCAGTTAATTGCCATAAATGGTGTTTTATTGACCAGCACAAGTGCTGTTCAAAATTAAGCATGTCTTCGTCtcatttactgtttactgatgCAAAGTAGGTTTGTTAGTCATGACTGAATTTCTGCATAAATCTAACGGTTcactaaatctgaaataaaaataatcagtgagtAAAAAACAACAAGCAATAGTGTTTGATCTAATAGAACTAATAATATTAGCATTTATGGTGATGGCTGGTTGAGTCAGTAAGCTCCCTGTTTTTTAGGCCTACGTGTATtttatgtgctgtgtgtggtgtgtttgtgcaggtaCGAGCTGAACAGCACCGGCACTGTGGATcaggatgaggaggaggtgCTGCTGGCTGTGTACATGCGGGAACGCTCCAACTACAGAGACTACAGCTCAGGGGGAAACAACTACAGCACGTCACTGTTCGGCCACCCGCTGCTAATGGCTGTGCCTCGTGCACAGTGCACCAGAGACGCCCTTTACCAGCTCTTTCTCCAGCGCCTCATGTGAGTACTTCTGCTCAAGCATGATTGAAAGCCTAGTAAAAACTGAAAGCCATAGCACAGTACTGTCAGCTAGGGCCTTCTTTTACCaaacttaatttttatttttaggactTATTTTATCTTACGCTTGataacagatgtgtgtgtatgtgtgtgtctatatatatatatatatatatatatatatgtgtgtgtgtgtgtgtgtgtgtatatataatataatataatataatataatataatataatataatataacataatataatattggTCTTGAGTCCAATTAATGCAGAATTAAGTCATTTATAACAGACAGCTTTGGATTGTAAATCTAAAATTGGATTGTTTATCTGCATTTCCTAAAGCTACTTTAAATCAAGTTCCCTACTGGAGACAAACACAATGTTGTCTCATTTTGTTCAGCCATCAGTACAAAAACAAGTAGAAGACATTTAACAAGTTggtcaaacattttaataatagatattctcacaaagcagctttatagcaATCTGGATTTCCGTTGAAGAAGCCAGAGGTAacagtgacaaagaaaaactttgagacatcatgaggaagaaaccttgaaatgAACTAGACCTGTCTCATAGATTAATTTATAGCTTAAAATTAGCTACTCTAAGTTTAAAAGGTTTGTCTGCTTTAAAGAAGgtctgaataattttttaagAGCCTCATAGCAGATTGTAACATAGGTGTCAACCATTTATTCAGATCTTGCTTTCAGATTAATGTTTCTCACTGGACAGTGCAATTTTGTATTGCTTTGTTAAGataaaaccacagaaaaaacGGCAACATCCTCGTCTCAGTCGTATAGACAACAATATAACATGTTTTCACATATCACTTTTTGATGTTTAGCAACTTCATAATAATGCTAACGGTACAGTTGGATATTTCTCAAAAGCTAAAATAGTCTGATGTCCCTTTACAGACGATATGTGCATCAGCCAGACTCGACAGAggaagtggaggaggaagaggaagaggaaaacgGTAGCGAAGAGAATGACGAAGAAGATGAGATATACAAAAATCAGACCAATGGACTGAGTGGTGGTAAAGTCTTTAAATTTTCTAGCGATCTGGAGAGTAATGCAGCACCACCGGTATTATTTTTCCCTATATATGTTTGgtcatccctttttttttcatttccataCAGATGAGGCTGAGGAACAGTCTGAGGAGGCAGGGCCATCCAAGACAGGAGAGCCTCCTCAGCAGAACAGCACCCAGTCAGAAGCGAGCCCCAGCAGCGAAGGAGAGGAGAAAGTGGAGGATGAGGAGTCGAACAGCGAAGCCGACAGGGGCAGCAGCACAGAGGAGGGCCAATCAGCATGCGGCAGCACGGACAACAACTCCCAAGATGCAGGAGACGGGGAACAGGCTGCTGCAGCAGAAACTTCTGGGAAAGAGGATGAGGATGGAGAAGAGGATGACGGAGAGTGTGGTGAGCCCGTTGCTCAGGCGAAGAAGACGAGTAGACGGTGTTGtgctgagaaaagaaagaagccGCTCTTCACTATACAGGCTGTGAACTCCAACGGCACCACAGATCGAGGCATTGGGGACGGAAACAGCACACTTTCCTTCAACAGTGAGTCATGTTCAGGATATTTCACCTTAAAAATGCCAACCTGGTTCACTGTGCGTTTTAGCGAGCCCGGGCTATTCGGACATTTCGCTTGCTAATAAGTATTAGTATTTGGTACTTGGTAATATTTGGTGTACATAACCATTTAAAGAACAATTCTGCTATATGGGGATTTTACACTGCATATTCAGAAAGAATTGGAACAAACAGCTGTTGCTCCTATTGCGTCACaaggcagcgtaacacactcagaggaaagcgctatccgccttcttccacatacatgaactcacagacacTGGCAGTtggctaatgtcactgtgattgacaggagatttttttccacaaaaatgcCTTGTATATATGAAATGCCTTGGGCATTTGGATAATGTAAAGAatgagaatatgtgtgtgtgtgtgtgtgtatgtgagtgagaaCCTGTTAAATATCTTAAGATTATAATGTTGTGATGTTACATTTCATCGCTTCACAGATCAGCTGTATGTGGCCATTGACTGGGACCCtgacatgaaaaagaaatattacGATGACACCGAGGCAGAGGTAAGTTCGTATACAGTCCGatatacatttacaacatttcaGTACTAAACCTTCATCATTTAAAAGTTCATAATGAAATCCTGTCATTGaacattatatatttgttacaGCAAGTGACAAAGTGATCGTGTTCAATCTAGGGGTGTGATACAGAGCTGCGATTCTGGTTGCATGGacaaatatgaatttttttttttttttttttggattatgtGCAAATTAGGCATGGTGTGGTTAAGCTCCAAATTTAAATGATTGGCTCCAGTGGATCAGTCCTTATCTTTTGGTTGTTAGTGTGAACGCTgggtgttgcagtgttgagaATTAGTAGAACTAGTAGTTTTCAGGAGAACTGTTTCAGgagtttctgttttttccccatacaGAAATATGTCAAGGACAAGAGCATGGACATCCCACAGCAGCAGACCACAGTGCATCTGCAGGAGTGTATCGAACTCTTCACCACTGTGGAGACACTCGAGGAAGAAAATCCCTGGTAAcccacattacacacactagaGCTTAAACCATCACAAGCAGTGGAATATAACTGAACTCAATATCATGGTTTTTATACAGCTTCACAGTGCCAGAGcagatatgtaaggaataacatgATGGGCCgagctgttacaggaaaacagtCCATGACAGATTATTTATGCAAAGCGAGGTGGATGTATTTTCCTATAGCGACATGGCTCAAATTGTGTttttccacttacaccacatacaacgattacaattttgaGCTGTTCAACCATTTACAGTTAATTTTACGGTTGTGGAACCTCCACAAAACTGTTATCCCTTATAGAAACATATACTATAGACTATTTTTTtgccactctctcttttttttctccgtcTTGAAGGTAATAAGTCATATTatagagaaaccagaaagtgcaaactcctctgtcctaaagactttcccgtgtcagaaaatgtactgactggtacaaaggtctgacactggagactccttccataaatgttacataaatatttcctaacagaaaacttcaccttatcaGCGCTTAGACATTTTTCTTACAACTTGttttcttaatctgtttattattaggcttagattatgtggagcatccgctgtgtaagttgttactatagaaatgatgatgtatatataatgtataatccagataatgtgtgtatatatataatatataatccaGCTgcaactacagtcagagctgctgttacaggaaattaaacaACTTCATATATAAGgacgttttttttaaaagtcttgTATTATACTTCAAGAGACTCAAACCATCTGAATGTCTTTTATGAGATCATTTTCTGTACCAGTGTAGCATAACTTTCACTGTCTAACCATTTCAGGCTCATTATGGtatactgttacacacactgacctgtcaGTCCTCCTATTCAGAGAGAATGAAGCAGGCCAACAATGTTTATTACATACTCGGAAGGTAGTGTAAGGACCCTGACACACCAGAGTGTTGCATGTCTGTTACTATTAAGCATCTCTGACTGAACGGCAGCTGTATTTTTTGCACACTGTTAGCAGCAGTCATCACTCGCTAGCGCTGATTCGTCTGATTAACCCTTGAGAAATGGCTTTGGATGCCTGTGGGGGGGCTGTTTAGTTGAGAAGTAGCTGTAGCTGGCTGTATTTCTTCAACAAATAGGCTGAATAGAGCATCTGATTCACGACATTGCATACAACAAATGGTAGCTAGGCTAGTTTGTTGACTGCTTACACATACCACAGACTACTTCACTAAAAAGTATGTCAGTAATATGTCCTGAACCTGGTACACCTGTTTTGGCAGAGTGATAAACTTAGTACACTGATGTTCTTTAGGTACTGTCCAACGTGTAAGAAGCACCAGCTCGCCACTAAGAAGCTGGATCTGTGGTCTCTTCCTGAGGTTCTCATCATCCACCTGAAACGCTTCTCCTACACCAAGTACTCCCGTGAGAAGCTGGACACCATCGTCGACTTCCCTCTCCGGTTGGTTTTGCCTGTGCtctttttaatttcaaatttgaGTTAAGTGTGGAATATTCTTAAAATTCTCTGCAACATGAAACATTATGTACCCAATAAACATGCTTAAAATTTTGCTCTTCTCTGATGAACAtaagaaatgtttaaaactgaGTTTATGTTCGAAGCATTAGTTTGGTTTCCTTTTATAAATGTTGTTTATAACTGATAACTGAGGTTAACGTTAGGTATATCTGGGAActacagtttacagtttacattgCTTTAAAACCAAAAGAGATGGACTAGGCTAAGTGTAAAAatagtgtgtaacagtgtagtgtaTAAACAGCATGCATAGTACATTTAACATGTGTATTTTCATCGAATACATACGAATATATGAATAAAGCCTGTAAATAAACAGTAGCatcacattattaaattaataaaaataaataataataataatgaaagcaGGTGTAGTATCAAGTACCTGATATTAGTCTGTTATTTGccaatattattttttccctcccttgttcctttttaaatagcttatttttGCAAACATAGAATTTTAAAGAATTGCTGAATTCACAGCCTTTTAAATGTGGCACCACTATTTTGCTAGTGTTGTTTATGACATATCAATGCAATCCCAGGTTATAGAAATGATGAGTCATCATGAAGTAAAATTTAATCCGTCTTGACCTTGCATTTCATCCTATTTTGCAGAAAGCTGGACTTCTCCGACTGCCTCTTGAGGAAGACAGGGAGAGACTCAGAGCCTCCCAGCAGATACGACCTCATCGGCGTGTCTAACCACTACGGCGGGCTCAGAGACGGACATTGtacgcttctctctctctgtgtaatatacagtactgtgcaaaagtcttaggcacatgcaaagaaatgctgtagagcaaagatgccttcaaaaataatgaaattaaatctttctccattttaaaaaatactataaaaagcagtaaacagtaataaatgaaacaaagtcaatatttggtgtgatgaccgtttacttaaaaaaaaaaaaatagtatctcaggttcagtgtgtgcagttttataaggaactgagctgtaagtgttactgagcatcttgcagaagcagccacagttcttctggagactttgactgtcgactcgcttcttatttctgcagtgaaacccagcagccttcattacgtttttttgtctgaaaagtgtctcttatgtaggatgctgctttctttactgacatacaaacattttctgtaacatttccttttgtgctggaaaactaatgtttggaatctaaaatgtttttgtacagaattaataatgtagaagtcataaaataaaaatctataacaaagtttgtactaaaaaaaaaagggtgcctaagacttctatagacagtactgtatatgcattatttataatataattatatattattcaaCCGGTTAGGGCTAATATGGCAGCAGTCTGGCAGAGAGACTCCgctgtttttatttagcatgtCATCACATCACGCCAAATGCCGATGTTAGTAGCATTCAGACACAATTCAGTTCTTCACTGATGTTTGATTGAGCTGGTGCTTTATGGAAAATCTTTACCGGGTTCTTGATGTGTTCATAAGTAAGTTTCAGATGACTGATTATTCACAAAAAACAGACTGTTTTAAAATCTAACACTTCCTGTCAATTCACTCCTTCCCTGCAGATACCAGCTACGCTCGGAACAAGGACAACGGCCAGTGGTATTATTTTGACGACAGTAAGGTGACCTACGCAAAAGAAGAACAAATTGTGGTAAGAGTGACTTCAGAGATCTACACACAAGTCTGACAATATGCAATTTCCCATCAGTCctattttctatttaatttattttctgttaataTCTACATTTCCATTCAACTGTATGTGCATAATgcaagagataaaaaaaaaaaaaaaaaaaacacttttgaatTCTTGATTTTGATTGGCTGTAAGACAAATCATGTTTATATatcaatgcgctcgttctaatacgttatcatttctattacaacagtttacacagggacgtgtatgatggacgctccacataaatgaaaaaaaaaaaaacgtgtgtagtCATTGATATGGTTTTCTGTCATGAGACGCTTATTAAgaatttttgaaaggagtctccagtgtcagatcTTTGTACCAGACACTACGGAAAATAAAAAGTCTTCCGACACAGcagagtcttcaggatggagggctttatGCATTGCAGTTTCTCAGCAACaagcagcactttttttttcgtcttattaacttcaaatgaaagtaaaaaaaaacaggctggtgagggaaccgTTTGACCTTTTCCTCTGAGGATCAGTGGCAGGAAATGGATCAAAGagaatacataaacacacactaaattcAACCAGTCAATcaatctgtctgtgtttctgcttTCAGACCAACGCTGCCTACCTTCTGTTCTACCAGCGCCAAGACAAGATCCGGCACCCCACCCTCGCCCCGCCTGACAATCACGTCGCTTCCACCAATCACGACGGACCGGGCGGGGCCATGGAGATAGACTGACACagctctgtttatttgtttgtttatttgttttcctcctttctttctttcttgcattCCATCCTTCCAACTCCCTCAATATATCTCCgttctctcctcctctcaggTTAATGAGGGAAtgtttttaattcctttttttttttttttttgtgcaaagaaaaaaaaacttgaatctTCTGCCTTTTCATTACCCAGGACAGGAAGTGAGAGGCAGAGGCTAGTGTCTCAGGCTGGTGCAGAGGCATCATGGGTAAAGGCTGTAGTTATTCCTTCACGAGAAGCTGCAGGAACAAGTTCGTCTAGTCGAGGCAATTTCAGATATGTGCTTCAGTTTGATGCTGGCTTGAGAATCTGCGTTGCTCTGGAGTGCAGCCAAGCGTTTGTGAACTTTGCGTCACTTGCTGCTTCTTCTGAATTTCAGAGCGCGATAcgctgctttttttcccctcatgcaTGATTTACACCTTTTGTTCATAAATATGTAGAGCTGTCACAGGTAAAAGAGCTGCACTCTCACTTTATACCTTTTAGCACACAATATTTAGACACATAGATGTCCTCGTTTTACCTGATTGTACTAAAACTtcaattttcattacattaaaGGAGTACTCCAGACTTTTCAACCTAAACTCTTAAATTTATCACATTTGAAGTGTATGAACGATTATTAAGAAACAATCATTGCAACACCTCTCGCTGTACTAGCTGTAAACTGGTTTACCTCAACCTGACTTATAAccgaagtctaagggcagttgttgaactGTAAAATACGAGACGATAGAAACCGCGGCGGTTAGACTCTAAGAATAAAGGATTTAAAACGAGACGCATGACTGAACGTCTTATCGAAGCTGTTCTTGTGGAGATTTATCCACCTTTAAACACTGGAGCAATATAGTAAAAAGCTGCTCGGATGGTTTACACTTTCCGGAAGGTTTTGCAATCTCTGTGCACCATTAGGTGGAAACTGAGGC
It contains:
- the usp11 gene encoding ubiquitin carboxyl-terminal hydrolase 11; this translates as MVMATSSTAAAAEPPGLETQRREIESLIQNQELRLGDCWYLVGRRWFGLWNEYVKSGDQNSPSFPGKIDNTDLFDDLDSYRLKERLVESEDFILVPAEAWRKLLSWYGMVDDQPALERKVIDLPSTLKVEIYPVEIFLCLHSDMDSMVTAQFSRADTILSIQKVIQREFEVAEDAEPRLWMKSSDNNCERLRNLHMTVLDACLNTGMTVIMEMRNADGTWPSSRPQIMRNSMEEQDMYRGQPGVCGLTNLGNTCFMNSALQCLSNTPPLTEYFLRNLYLDELNFTNPLGMKGEIAEAYADVIKQMWSGRHYSVVPRVFKTKVGHFASQFLGYQQHDSQELLSFLLDGLHEDLNRVKNKEYIELKDADGRPDQEVADEAWCNHRRRNDSVIVDTFHGLFKSTLVCPECKKVSVTFDPFCYLSVPLPVSKERVMEVFFVSLDPLAKPVQYRVVVPKAGRVMDICTALSQATAISAEKMVVADVFNHRFYKIYHADESLSLILDRDDIFVYELNSTGTVDQDEEEVLLAVYMRERSNYRDYSSGGNNYSTSLFGHPLLMAVPRAQCTRDALYQLFLQRLIRYVHQPDSTEEVEEEEEEENGSEENDEEDEIYKNQTNGLSGDEAEEQSEEAGPSKTGEPPQQNSTQSEASPSSEGEEKVEDEESNSEADRGSSTEEGQSACGSTDNNSQDAGDGEQAAAAETSGKEDEDGEEDDGECGEPVAQAKKTSRRCCAEKRKKPLFTIQAVNSNGTTDRGIGDGNSTLSFNNQLYVAIDWDPDMKKKYYDDTEAEKYVKDKSMDIPQQQTTVHLQECIELFTTVETLEEENPWYCPTCKKHQLATKKLDLWSLPEVLIIHLKRFSYTKYSREKLDTIVDFPLRKLDFSDCLLRKTGRDSEPPSRYDLIGVSNHYGGLRDGHYTSYARNKDNGQWYYFDDSKVTYAKEEQIVTNAAYLLFYQRQDKIRHPTLAPPDNHVASTNHDGPGGAMEID